A window from Chitinophaga filiformis encodes these proteins:
- a CDS encoding SusC/RagA family TonB-linked outer membrane protein has product MSINGTNKAGVLLLFALFTAFPAVAQQSSAPAEGAASSTPNSRPAEQEGPVRGTVKDNNGVGLIGVTIRVKGTSTGTTSGPDGIFSINLPAGKDTLVFSYLGYISQEVKAGTSPLNIILRSSESQLEQVVVIGYGTQRKKDLTGSISSVKGEDLLTQPVQTVTQAAQGRIAGVQVISSGQPNSQPQIRVRGTGSVLAGANPLYVVDGVLTDDIRNIATADILTMDVLKDASAAIYGVRAANGVIIITTRKGKAGAAQVRYDANVGFREASNLVKMASREQYIDYLADASPSKDPVNNPYVYSGTTNWYNEVLRKAFQMNHNISVSGGSEKSTYYLSGGYIQEDGIITTNNFKRFTFRANNEINITDQLRFTAQLSYSRATSRDVELGDTYRNVYRAAPIVKAMEGGRYGNTSGWANVGNPLLSLNKRNDGRQENRLQGNVALEYSPVSFLKFRSGFNADLKYGNDRIYAYQYLNDDKTFLVAGGNQQNQESRLTREEYRSQGWIWDNTITFDKTFNKHSLTVLAGSVTEGFYSTSLKGVRINVPESEDLWYLDLGDPNVQSTLANVGDKYARQSFVGRINYGYDGRYLLSASLRADGSSKFSDRWGYFPTVGLGWVISEEGFMKGNGVFDYLKLRGTWGKLGNDNIPTNAYIAVTSVDAPYVFGGIVNIGGALKEIKDPFLKWEATTQYDVGLEFTLLKNKLSGEVDYYSKKTTDALVIVNTPAILGDQDNSFITNAASFKNQGWEISLNWKDKITDDLSYNIGGNITFNTNELTGLNGGQALLGGNVGQQSFVTRTDNGHPVGSFYVRDAIGVFRDQAEIDNYKGTNGNVLQPGAAPGDLKYRDVDGDGDIDDNDKIYAGSFQPKCFFGFNLGLNYKGFDLSANFYGNAGNKIYNGKKAFRFDPADNIEADYAEKRWKANRPSSTDPRLIQSNTPASTYFVESGTYLRLNNLMLGYTFAARSMKAIGISSFRVYATSQNLFTLKKFSGFSPELPGGTIDDANATNNKSGILDAGIELSAYPTTRTFALGVNVTF; this is encoded by the coding sequence ATGAGCATTAATGGTACAAACAAAGCTGGTGTATTGCTGCTATTTGCCCTTTTTACGGCCTTTCCGGCTGTGGCACAGCAGTCGTCTGCCCCGGCAGAGGGAGCTGCCTCATCTACCCCCAACAGTAGACCGGCAGAACAGGAAGGACCTGTAAGAGGGACAGTAAAAGACAACAACGGCGTAGGCCTCATAGGAGTGACCATCCGCGTTAAGGGTACCAGTACCGGTACCACCTCGGGCCCCGATGGGATTTTCTCTATCAATCTGCCGGCAGGAAAAGATACACTCGTCTTTTCCTACCTGGGGTATATAAGCCAGGAAGTAAAGGCAGGAACATCGCCCCTGAATATTATTCTCCGTTCTTCTGAAAGCCAGCTGGAACAGGTGGTGGTAATAGGATATGGCACCCAGCGTAAAAAAGACCTCACAGGTTCTATTTCTTCCGTTAAAGGAGAGGACCTGTTAACCCAGCCGGTACAAACGGTCACACAGGCGGCTCAGGGCCGTATTGCCGGTGTACAGGTCATCTCTTCCGGGCAACCTAACTCCCAGCCACAGATCAGGGTGCGTGGTACGGGATCGGTACTGGCGGGCGCTAACCCCTTGTACGTGGTAGACGGCGTATTGACAGATGATATCCGCAATATTGCTACTGCAGATATCTTAACCATGGACGTGCTGAAAGACGCTTCTGCGGCTATCTATGGTGTGCGTGCTGCCAATGGTGTTATCATTATCACTACCCGTAAGGGGAAGGCGGGAGCTGCCCAGGTAAGGTATGATGCGAACGTGGGCTTCCGGGAAGCATCCAACCTGGTGAAGATGGCCAGCCGTGAGCAGTACATAGACTACCTGGCCGATGCTTCGCCCAGTAAAGACCCTGTGAACAACCCTTATGTTTACAGCGGTACCACCAACTGGTATAACGAAGTGCTCAGAAAGGCCTTCCAGATGAATCACAACATCTCTGTGTCGGGCGGCTCAGAGAAAAGCACTTATTACTTAAGCGGAGGTTATATACAGGAAGATGGTATTATCACTACCAACAACTTCAAACGCTTCACCTTCAGGGCCAACAATGAGATCAATATCACCGACCAGCTGCGCTTTACCGCCCAGCTTTCGTATTCCCGCGCTACCTCCCGCGATGTAGAGCTGGGAGATACCTACCGGAACGTTTACAGGGCTGCGCCCATTGTCAAGGCGATGGAAGGCGGCAGGTATGGTAACACCTCCGGCTGGGCTAACGTAGGTAACCCCCTCCTCTCGCTCAACAAAAGAAATGACGGCCGCCAGGAAAACCGGCTGCAGGGTAATGTAGCCCTGGAATATTCCCCGGTTTCTTTCCTGAAATTCCGTTCCGGCTTTAATGCCGACCTGAAATATGGGAACGACCGGATCTATGCCTACCAGTACCTTAACGACGATAAGACCTTCCTGGTGGCCGGTGGTAACCAGCAAAACCAGGAAAGCCGCCTCACCCGCGAAGAATACCGTTCACAGGGCTGGATATGGGACAATACCATCACTTTTGACAAGACCTTCAACAAACACTCCCTGACGGTACTGGCAGGTTCCGTAACGGAAGGCTTCTATAGCACATCCCTGAAAGGTGTGCGTATCAATGTGCCGGAAAGTGAAGATCTCTGGTACCTGGACCTGGGCGATCCCAATGTGCAATCCACCCTCGCGAACGTAGGAGATAAATATGCCCGTCAGTCATTTGTAGGACGTATCAACTACGGCTATGATGGCCGCTACCTGCTGAGTGCTTCCCTCCGTGCAGACGGTAGCTCCAAGTTCAGTGACCGCTGGGGATACTTTCCTACAGTAGGACTGGGCTGGGTGATCTCTGAGGAAGGCTTCATGAAAGGCAATGGTGTTTTTGATTACCTGAAACTGCGTGGTACCTGGGGAAAACTGGGGAATGACAATATACCCACCAATGCCTACATCGCGGTGACCAGTGTGGATGCTCCCTATGTATTTGGCGGTATTGTGAACATCGGTGGCGCCCTGAAAGAGATCAAAGACCCTTTCCTGAAATGGGAGGCTACCACCCAGTATGATGTCGGTCTGGAATTCACCCTGCTGAAGAACAAGTTGAGCGGCGAGGTGGACTACTACAGTAAAAAGACAACAGATGCGCTGGTGATTGTCAATACGCCGGCAATACTTGGTGACCAGGATAATTCCTTCATCACTAACGCGGCCTCTTTTAAGAACCAGGGCTGGGAGATCTCCCTTAACTGGAAGGATAAGATAACCGATGACCTGAGCTATAATATCGGGGGTAATATCACCTTTAACACGAACGAGCTGACAGGCCTTAATGGCGGGCAGGCCTTACTCGGTGGTAATGTTGGTCAGCAGAGTTTTGTGACCCGTACCGACAACGGGCATCCTGTGGGTAGTTTCTATGTCAGGGATGCTATTGGCGTGTTCAGGGACCAGGCGGAAATAGATAACTACAAGGGCACCAATGGCAATGTGCTCCAGCCGGGCGCCGCTCCGGGTGATCTGAAATACAGGGATGTGGATGGCGACGGAGATATTGACGATAATGACAAGATCTACGCAGGTTCCTTCCAGCCTAAATGTTTCTTCGGATTTAACCTTGGTCTCAATTACAAAGGTTTTGACCTGAGTGCCAATTTCTATGGCAACGCCGGCAACAAGATCTATAACGGTAAAAAGGCATTCCGTTTTGACCCGGCAGACAATATTGAGGCTGACTATGCTGAAAAGCGCTGGAAGGCCAACCGCCCCTCATCCACTGATCCGCGGCTTATTCAGTCCAATACGCCTGCATCTACCTATTTCGTGGAATCGGGTACTTACCTGCGCCTTAACAACCTGATGCTGGGATATACTTTCGCCGCCAGATCTATGAAGGCGATCGGGATCAGCAGCTTCCGCGTGTATGCCACTTCACAGAACCTTTTCACACTGAAGAAGTTTAGTGGCTTCAGTCCGGAATTGCCCGGTGGTACTATTGACGATGCCAATGCCACCAACAACAAAAGCGGTATCCTCGATGCCGGTATTGAACTGAGCGCTTATCCAACCACCCGCACTTTTGCGCTGGGCGTTAATGTCACATTTTAA